The nucleotide window GGGAATCGGGTTGTTCGAGGTCGCGCGGAACACCGAGTAGGTGATCATCGATGCGGCCACGCCGAAACCGATCGCCATCACCATCAGCGCGGTCAGGACGGGATTGCGGCGCAGGCTGCGCACGCCAAGCTGGAAGTAATAGGCGAACATACCGTGTGTCCGTCAGGGGGTAAGGCCTCCCGCCGAAGCGGGAGGTGTCCTTGGATGACGCGAAGGATCAGGCCGGGGAGCCGGCGCGTGCGTTCTGCTGCTGGTGGTGGAAGCGCGGATCTTCCGCGAGGTCCACGACCTGGCCGTCGATGATGTGCACGTTGCGCTGGGCGCGTGCGGCCAGCTCCGGATCATGCGTCACCATGACGATGGTGGCGCCTTCGCGATGGATCTCTTCGAGCAGCTCCATCACGCCGCGGGCCATCTGCGTGTCCAGGTTACCGGTCGGTTCGTCGGCCAGGAGCAGGCGCGGCGTGCCGGCCAGTGCGCGGGCAATGGCGACGCGCTGCTGCTGACCACCGGAGAGTTCCGCCGGATAATGCTTGGCACGCGAGGCCAGACCCACGCGCTCCAGTGCGTCCATGATGCGCTGCTTGCGCTCCGGACCCTTCATGCCGCGATAGCGCAGCGGGACTTCAACGTTGTCGTACACGTTGAGGTCGGGGATCAGGTTGAAGGCCTGGAAGATGAAGCCGATCTTCTCGTTGCGGATCTTGGAGCGAGCGTTGTCATTGAGGTTGCTCACTTCCACGCCGTCGAGGTGGTACTCACCACCGGTGAAGGTTTCGAGCAGGCCGGCGATGGTCAGGAAGGTGGTCTTGCCCGAGCCCGACGGACCGGTCACGGCGACGAATTCGCCTTCCTTCACGTCGATGTTGAAGTCGCGCAGCGCATAGGTCTCCACCACTTCGGTGCGATAGACCTTGGACAGATGAGTCATCTTGAGCATTGTTGCTTCCCTCATGGAAGTGGCGGTGGTGTCACTACTTGATGCAGTTGCGTGCGCGATGGTTTAGACATCGCGCACATTTATTTCAGGCGATCAGCGACTGATGGCAACGCGTGCCGCGCCCTTGAAGCTATCGGTACCGGAGATCACGATGCGGTCGCCTTCCTTCAGGCCATCGAGGATTTCGACCTTGTCGATGCTGCTGGCACCCACGCGGATCGGCGTCTTGGCGGCCACGCCGTCGTTGACCAGGTAGGCATACGAGCCACCGGATTCGTCGACGAAGGAGCCGCGCTGCACCGTCATCACGTTGTCGCGGCGATCGAGCAGCACGCGCACCGACAGACGCTGGTTCTGGCGAAGCTGCTTGGGCGTTTCGCCTTCGAAGCGCAGGCGTGCGGCCACTTCGCCGTTGACCACTTCCGGCGAGATCGCGCTGACCAGGCCCTTCCAGGTCTTGCCATTGCCGCTGATTTCACCGCCCATGCCGATGCCCAGGTCACGTGCAAAGCTTTCCGGCACCTTCATTTCGACTTCCAGTGCGCTCAGGTCGATGACGCTCAGCAGTTGGGCGTCCTTGGCAACCGTGGCGCGCTCAGCGATGAAGAGCTGGCCGACCTGGCCGTCCACCGGGGACTTCACGTTGAGGTCGTCGACCTGGCGTTGCAGATCCTTGACCAGCAGCACCTGGCGATCGTGAGCCAGCTTCTTCGATTCGATATCGAACTTGAGGCTGTCGTTGTCCATGCCAAGATCGGACTTGGCATGCTGCGTGGTGATTTGTGCCTTCTGCAAGACATCCTTGGCCTTCTGGACGTCCATATCCGGCACGGCGCCCTTGCTGAATGCCTTCTGGTAGCGATCCAGGTCGCGCTCGGCCGTGGTCTGGTCGATGCGCGCATTGTCGAAGGCCTTCTGCAGCTCGCCCGTCTTCTTGCGCGCATCGATCTGGGCGCGGCGGTAGTCGACCTCCATCGCATCGGCGGCGCTCTGCTCCTGCGCCAGCTTGTTCGCCAGCTCCGGGCTGTCGATGGTGGCGAGGATCTGGCCTTTCTTGACGACGTCGCCGGCGTGCACCTTCAAGGTGACGGCGCCACCATACGTCGCGTACATCGTCGGGCTGACAGCGGCGACCACCTTGCCTTCGGCCGCAATGTCACGCACGAACGTGCCGCGCTCGACGGTAGCGAAGGCGAGACGGGTGCTGCTGACGGAAGCATCGGCCGAGAAGATGCGACTGGCCCACGGCAGGACCATCGCCAGGAGCGCCGCCACGGCCACGCCCGCGCCGATCAGCGCATAGCGGCGCTTCTTGTTGGGCTTGACTTCGACCAGGCGGTCTTGAGCAGAGGTATCGCGAATCATGGAACTGTCCCTGGCCACGGAAAGGTGGCCCCGGAGTCAGTAGAGCAATCGCCGTGCCAACCGCGATTTGCTCAACAGATCAGCGGGTTACATGCGGCGAAAGATGACAGGACGATGTCCGCGGACAGTGGGGCGGACAGGGGCGGATAGTGTCCGGACGGTTTTTGTGTGGACGGACACGGAGCAAGCGTAGGCCGGAGGTCATGCCCGCCAAAGATGCCGGCTTCACTTCATCAGCAGCTAGAAGCGCATCGGCCGCTGTGCCAGGTTTATGCCGGCAAGGAGATACCTGGGTCCGGAACGGGTACGCTGCCCCGGGTTCGAATCGTGACGGGGGATATGCTTATGACTTTGAACGAGTGGCTTGCAGCGCTGATGTTTGGCTTGTTCTTCATCATTGTGGCCATGACGCTGACCTACTTCTTCAAGCTTCATCAGCTGTCGAACCGACTGGGCAGCGAAAGCCCGGAAACGATGCGTCAGATTCAGCGGGATTCGGTCATGAAGATGAGCAATCTTCGGGTTGCCTACAAGGTGATGATTGAACCCGTGCACGCCGCAAGTCGAGCGACGCTTAGCGCTGACACATTGCGTGCAGTGCATTCAACGAAACGCCTGCTGTATGTGACGGCCTCGCTGTTCATGATTCAGCTCTTCGTGGGCCTTTACCTATCCCTGGACAAATAGGGCCACAGCACACCAGGTTGTGCAGCCCTTCCCGTTTGAAGCAGATTGTGATGGTGGCCGGCCACGCAGGTTTCTGGCCTCTACATCCGCAACGTGAGTGACGGTTAGCGCCCCGGCATTTCAGCTCCGGCGCACTCCTCCGCCACGTCACGCCCCAACGTCGAGAGCACCTCGACACGACGCGCCTGCAGCAGAGTCAGGCCCGGCAGCGTTCGACACTGAAACTGCACGGGTTTCGCGGTGGCGCGACGATGGCTATAGGTGGGACGCCATGACGGCGGCGCCTGTACCGGCGTGCCCGACGCCATGAGCGCATCCCAGGCGAGGTAGTCGGTATCCGGAAGCAAGTAGATACGTGCGCGCACCTGCCCTGCCATGTCGATGCAATCGAACCATTCGCGTGGCCCGCGCGCGCCGACCATGCTCACGCACTGGATATGAGTGACACCCACGACTGCTCGCAGGTGCGGCTGCTGCACCAGCCAGCCACGCGTCGGCGCCATGGCGTCGTACTCGGCGTCCCGAGTCCACTGGTACAAAACGCTTCCCAGCGCCGGCAAATGCGCGGCCAGCTGCCCGGGATCGAACGCCAGCCAGCGCTGGCACGCACCATGTGTGCGTGAACACCAGGGAAAGCGGGTCAACCAACCGAACATGGCGATCTCCTGTGCGAAAACCGGGCATGCCGTGGCCGCGATCACCGCGGATGAGGCAGGCCTGACGAATAGGTCCGCCGACGGGCGCCGGCGGTGGGCGTCCCTGCCCGGGGGAGTTACTTGGTGAGGATGAGCTTGTCGTTGCGCGTCAGGCGCAGGTGGTACTCATTGCCCTGATGGGTAATGACCACCTCACGGGCGCCATCGAGCAGCGCCTGGCTGGATACGCGCCGCGCACTGTCGGCCGGCGGGACGGACTTCTTCAGGCGCAGCAGGCCCAGGGGGCGGGCCAGCAGATCGGAAGGCTGGGGCAGCAGCGAAAGGGTCGAGGCCGACATACGCACTCTCCGTGGTGGGTGTCGTCCTGAATGATAATGATTCGCATTTGAGTGTCAAGGGTGGGCGCCCCTGCGGGGCTGTGAACAGGGAAACTCGCCCACGTTGTGGGCTGTAAACGGTAAGAGCCAAGAGCGAAGGGACGACGCGCCCTTACCGTTTACTGTTCACCGTTTACAGCGTGCGCAGCACGCGAAACCCTCACCCCACCGCGGCCTCAATGCGCTTGATCACCGCATCATCCAGCTTCGCGACGACATCCAGCGCGCGCAAATTGTGTTCAAGCTGCTCCAGGCGGCTCGCTCCCAGCATCACCGTCGACACGTGCGGATTGAGGAGGCACCAGGCGACGGCGAGCTGCGTCTGCGTGACGCCGAGGTCAGCGGCGATCGGTGCGAGCTTGCGTACCTTGGTGAGGCGATCACCACCCTCCTCCAGCACCGCGCTGCGCAGCCATTCATAGCCCGGCTGCGCAAGACGCGACTCATCGGGGATGCCGTCGTTGTACTTGCCGGTCAGCAGGCCCGATGCCAGCGGCGACCAGATCGTGGTGCCCATGCCGAACGCGCCGTAGAGGTCGGCGTACTCCTTTTCGACGCGCTCGCGGTGCAGCAGGTTGTATTGCGGTTGCTCCATGCGCGGCGCAACCATGTGGTTTTCGCGCGCGACGCGGTGGGCCTCGCGGATCTCGTCCGCCGACCACTCGCTGGTACCCCAGTACAACACCTTGCCCTGGCGCACGAGCATGTCCATGGCGGCGACGGTTTCCTCGATCGGCGTGTCAGGATCGGCGCGATGGCAGAAGTAAAGATCCAGGTGCTCGACGCGCAGGCGTTGCAATGCCTGGTGACAGGCTTCGATCACATGCTTGCGCGAGAGGCCACGCTGCGTCGGCAATGGATTGGCGCGTGAACCGAAGAACACCTTGCTGGACACGCAGTAGCTGTCGCGCGGGAAACGCAGGTCGGCGAGCACATCGCCCATCAGGGTCTCGGCGACGCCGTGGTTGTACACCTCGGCGTTGTCGAAAAAGTTCACGCCACGATCGTGGGCCATGGCCAGCAGGTCGCGCGCAAGCGAGCGCCCCACCTGTTGCCCGAAGGTGACCCATGCGCCGAACGACAGCGCGGAAAGTTGCAGGCCGGATGTGCCGAGGCGGCGATAAAGCATGGGGAATCTCCTCAAGGGGTAAGCCAGACCGGGGAGCATGCCAAGGCGCGCGTGAAGCGTCCAACAGGCCTATTGACTTCGGCGCCACCACGTTCGTACTGTACTAGTACACATAGTACAGCTGGATCGACCATGGCCCGACAGCAACCCCTGATGATCGAAATCGCCACAGGCGACGTACGCTCCATCAGCAAACAGATCATCGATGGCGTCCGCATGAAAGTAGCCACCGGCGAACTCACGCCGGGTTGGCAGTTGCCCAGCGTGCGCGGCCTCGCCCAGCAGCTGACCATCAATCCCAACACGGTCGCCAAGGCCTACGCCGAACTGGTGGCCGAAGGCTGGCTGGAATCGCGCCCGGGCCTGGGCCTGTTCGTCGCCGCGCCGCGCCAACGCCTCAACAGCAAGGAACGCGAGCGTCGCCTGGACGATGCCATCCAGCGCTTCGTCAACGATGTGGTCTCGCTCGATTACCCTACCGATACCGTGCTTGAACGCCTGAGCGACGAGCTCAGGGCCCTCGACACGCGCAAGAGCGCCTGAGCCATGTCGGACTTCGTCATCGAAACTTGCGAGCTGACCAAACGCTACGGCGACAAGCTCGCTCTCAACCGCCTTTCCTTGCAGATTCCCCGCGGGCGGATCCACGCCATCGTGGGCGCCAACGGCGCAGGCAAATCGACACTGTTTCGCATCCTGCTTGGCTTCCTGTCGCCAACCGAAGGCCGGTCCCGTCTGCTCGGTCAGGACAGTCATTCACTCACGCCAGGCCACCGCGCCCGCATTGGCTTCGTCAACGAAGAGCACACCCTGCCGGGCTGGATGCGTGCTGACGAAGTGACTGACATGCAGCGCCGTCAATACCCGCGCTGGAACGAAGACATGTACCGCGATGTGCTCGGCCACTATCACGTCGGTCCGCGCCAGAAGATCAGCCAGCTATCACGCGGCGAGCGCGCCGGACTTAACCTTGCGCTCGCGCTGGCCCAGTCGCCTGAATTGCTCATCCTTGACGAGCCCACACTGGGACTCGACGTCGTCGCAAAGCGCGCCTTCCTGCAGTCGCTGCTGGACTCCAACGCTGCCGAGCATTGCACGGTGATCTATTGCTCCCACCAGATGGAAGAGATCGAACGCCTCGCCGACAACCTGATCATTCTCGAACGCGGCGAACTGAAGCACATGTCGCCGCCCGATGAGTTCTGCGAACGCGTCCGTCACTGGGTCGCCGACATTCCCTTCCGCGGCCCGGAGCGCGCGCAGATTCCCGGCCTCCTGCTTGCGCAGAAAATCGACAACCTCTACCACTACACCGTCCTCGACCAGGACGACGACTTCGCTGCCTTCCTGCGCGAGAACGGCGCACGTCATGTCCAGAGCATGCCGGTGAGTCTCGATAGCGCCGTCAATGGTTTCCTGGCGAAAGACCACGCGGCTCCGCTGGCCAGGGAGGCCCGCCATGGTTGATCTGTTCAAGGCCGAATGGCGACGCTTCATGCGCCTCGCCTGCATCGTCGGCGCCGTCACACTGTTTCTGCTCGCCTTCATGACGCGGATGGTCGATCTGCTTCAGCAACCGCTGCTGGTCTATCGCGTTGGCGCCTTCATCGCGGCCTTCATGGGCATCCTGCTGGCGGCCGTGCAGATGGCGATGCATCGCCGGCCCAACGCATGGCTGTATCTCTTGCATCGCCCGGTCGCTCCCGCCGGCATCGCCATGGCGCTTTCCGGCGCAGCGGCCTGCGCACTGTTTGTTGCCATCGCCCTGCCCGTGCTACTTGCGCTGCTTGGCGTGGAGTGGATGACCGTACGCATCGTCGACGCCCGTCACTGGCTGTTGCCGATGTGTGGCTGGGCGATCGCCTTCGCCAGTTATCTCACCTGTGCCTGCATCGTGCTTGCTCCACGGCGCGGCATGGTGTTCCTGCTTTGCCTGCCACTGGCGATGCTCGCGCCATTCAGCGGCGTCTACGCGCTGCTCGTGCAGCTGGCGGTTGTTGCCCTCGCGGGAGGCGTGTTACTTGCGTTCTTCAAACCGAATCTGCAAGGGATGCCACGTTCCCCCATCGCACACGTCACCGTGATCGTGCTCATGCAGATAGGTGTGACGATTGCGCTGTACTGGGCACTGACGCTCGGCACCGAATTTGGCCTGATGGCCATCGGCCGCCATCCGCTCAATGGCATCCCGCCCAGCGGTGGCTATGCGGAAGCGGAGCGGGCAGACAGCGCGACGCTTCTTCGCCATGGTATTGGCCTGGCGCCGGCGCACGCCCTGCTGCGCGAGCAGGCCGGCATCGCCGAACAGGCCGCCTGGGGTCCCGGTGTAGCGAACTATCCGCGCTACGGCCAGATCAGTGCGCCCATGCCCTTGGAAATCGAGGACGAAACGCGCCATGTGCGGTGGAGTTTCAGTCATGACCACGGTGCGTTCCACGGCATCCGGCTTACAGACCAGAGCGATGCCGGATGGCTGGGGCGCGATGGCATCGTGCAGGGAACACTCACGGATGCCGATCGCTTCGAGCAGCCCCCGCTTGTCTTCGAAGATCGCTATCTGATCACCGAGCACCAGCTCTACCAGTTCGACGCCAACGATCAGTCCATGCATCTTCGCGTGAATTTTCCTGACGACGAACACTTCACCGCGGCGCCGAAAACCCTGGGCGGGCGCGTGATGATCCTTGGCTCGCGTCGACTGCACATGGTCAATGCCCATGACCTCACGCAGCAACGCGATGTCCTGCATGACGAATATGTGCTTCCGCTCGATGGCGCCATCGACAACATGGGGCGTGTCGACGTGGCCGAACTGCTCGACGGCTATCTGGTGTCATTCCTGCACGGCCGGCAGAGCTATCACCAGGACGTGGCCGCCTGGCAGACGGTCTATCGCATCCATGAAGACGGGCGTGCTGAGCTATTGAATCGCCGCGAACTCGGCCGCGACTACCCCGTGTGGTTCCGCCATCTGGGCTGGTGGGCATCGCCGGTCTATTACGGCTTGCAGCACCGACTTGGCTGGATCGCCTCTGACGACGCCGAAGGCCTGCCAACATCGATCGGGATGATGATCGCGACGCTCGGACTGTTGTGCCTGGCGGCAACAGCGTGGTGGCTGTCCGCCGTGCGCATGAGCCGGACGTCGCGTCTCACCTGGATCGTCGCAAACGGCATCGTCGGTCTTCCCGGACTGATTGCCTGCCTGCTCCTTTACCCATCACGCGAACGAACGGCAAAGCCAGTGCTGCCCCGGACCGCCAGCGCGCCTGCCTGACCCATCCAGGGCGTCGCCCGGTGCGACGCCTTCACCGGAGACAACCCATGCCTGTCCTGACGACCTCGCTGAGGGCGGTGGCCTTGTGCGCCCTGCTTCTTCCCTTCGGCACGGCTTCTGCCACCAGCCCGGCGGATCGCTTGCAGCAAGTACTGCGCGAATCCCGCGAGCAACCCACCGCACCGCTCCTGCCACGCGCTGATTTCCAGACGCGAACGGGTCTTCGTTTCGTGCGACTGTCACCCGACGGCCTGCATGTGAGCTGGATATGGGTTCAGCCCAATGGCAGCAGCGTTTGGTTGATGGACGTGGCCACCGGCAAGCCTCGCCAGCTCCTTGCCTCCACGCAGGCCAGCTCACTGGAATGGATGGCCGACGGCAAGCAGCTTCTGCTTGAACAACGTGGTCGTGTCGCGGTGCTGCCGATGGATGGAGGCGAAGCACGGTGGGTGACTTCTCTCGACGCGGTTCGTGAGCAGTTGCTGCTGGGACCCGATGCCACGTTTCCGAACCGTTTCCTGGTGCGCGAGCGCGACCCCGAAAGCAAGCACTTTCGCCTGCTGCGCGTAACGACCGACCAGCATCAGGAGGTGCTCTACGACGACGTGGATGCTCCGGCCGATCTGGCGTTTGATCGCGAGGGCAAACTCGCCTTTGTCAGCACCGCCGACATGCAGGGTCGCCATGTGCGCCGGAACACCGTCACCGGATGGCAACGCTTTTTCGATTGCAGCGCCCTCACCCGCTGCGCGCCGATCGCAGTGATGGCGGATGGCCGCCTGCTGATGCGCAGCGGGCGGGAAAGCGACCTGCAGCAACTGGTCGCCATCGACCCTTCGACGAAGCGGAGCACCACGCTGCACAAAGATCCGGAAGGCATCGCCGATCTGGCGGACGTGACCCTGGATCAACGCACGGCGCAGCCCCTTTTTGCCGCTTACGACACCGACAGACATCACACCTATGCGGTGCGCGACGACCTGCGACCCGCGATGCAATGGCTGGATCGACACTTCGCGCGCTCCAACCTCGATGTCGACCGGGCAAGCAATGGTGTACTTCTTGTCATTGAGCGCAGCGACCGCCTGCAACGGGACCGCTATTTCGTGTTCGATCCGAGCAAGCAGGCGTTGACGCCCATTGCAGAAGACCAGCAAACATCCGCGCGCAAGCTTCCCGAAACCGCGATGGCTTACCGCATTCCCGTCAGCTGGACGGCGAGCGATGGCATGCGACTGTACGGCTTCCTCAGCCTCCCGCCCGGCCTTGATCCTGCGAAGGTGCCATTGGTGCTCCGGCCTCATGGTGGCCCGAAGGCGCAGACACGTCCGGGCTACGACATGATCACGCAGTTTCTGGTCAATCGCGGCTATGCCGTGTTCGAACCGAATTACCGCACGTCGGTGGGCTACGGTCGCACGTATCTGTTCGCCGCTCACGGCGACTGGGGACATGGGCGCAATTACCGCGACATGCTCGAAGGCATGGACTGGTTGCTCGCGCAGGGGGTGGGTGATCGACACCGGCAGGCCATCGTCGGGCATTCCTACGGTGGCTTCGCGACGCTGCTTGGACTGACCTACGACAGCGCCCGCTTCCTGGCAGGCGTGGGCATGGCGTCACCGCCCGACCTCGCCGCGGCATTCCGGCAGATCGCCGCGAATCCCACCTCACCGGGCGCCATCCCGGTGGGTGCGGAGCTGAGCGAACTGGGAAGTGGCGTCGACAACGTAGCTGCAATGGACCGGCTGAGTCGCGAGGCGCCGGCGCGCGCCATCGCGCAGATGAATCGACCGCTGGTACTGATCGCGGGCGCCAAGGATGACCTCGTTTCGGTCGCCAGCGTCACCGACTATGCGGGCCAGCTGGCGGCGGCGCACAAGCCCGTCGCCCTGCTGGTGGATCCGGACTCGGGCCATCAGCTCGAAGCACCGCAAGCGCGCCTGGCGACGCTTTACCTGCTTGAAGCGGCGCTGGCGCGATCCCTGGGCGGTCGTGTGGATGACCCTGTCGATGCTGCCCTGGCATCGTATCTCGGCAAGAACCTTCGTCTTGATACCTGGGACCGCCCTCTGGGCACGCCACGCGTTGACCTTGACCACACACGCGTGCCGGAATAGTGCAGGCTTTTCACAGGACGCCCCGGAGCACGCCGTGTGGACGCATGAAGAGAGCATCGAAATCGCCGCGAAGCCGGCGAAGATCTGGACGATCTTCGCGGATGTACCCGGCTGGAAACGCTGGAATGCCGGTATCGAACATATTGAGCTGCATGGCTCGTTCTCCGAGGGAACGAGCTTCACCATGAAGCCGCCGGGGGTCGATGCGTTCACCAGCACTTTGATCGAAGTGCAGACCGATCGACTCTTTACCGACGAAACCACGATCGACGAGACCACCGTGGTGGTGACGCATCGCATCGAGGCGATCGACGCACACCATTCAAAGGTGACTTACGGAACGATGATTACCGGGCCGGATGCCAGTGACATCGGACCGGCAATCACCTCGGATTTTGGTGAAGTGCTTGCGTCACTGAAGGCGCTGGCGGAGCGTGGGTAAGACTTACGTCCCCGCGAAAACCGCGCCAAGGATCGCCAGCACGATCGCGGCGAAAACACCTGCGACAACGTCATCCACCATCACGCCCAGTCCGCCTTTGAGGCGTCGGTCCAGCCAACTGATCGGCCACGGCTTGGCGACATCGAACAGGCGAAACAGCGCGAAGCCCGCGATCACCATCCACCAGGGCGCCAGCATCGCGGGAATCAGTGCGATCCAGAGTCCGACGAATTCATCCCAGACCAGCGAACGGTGATCGTCGACGCCCAGCGCGCGGCCAGCGACGGTGCAGGCCCAGACGCCGATGGCAAAGGCCACGACGAGGACCAGCACATACACCGGCAGCGACAGATGCCGCAGCAGCAGCCACGGCAGCAGGGCCGCGAGCGAACCAAACGTGCCCTGCGCCTTGGGCGTCAGGCCGGAACCGAAGCCGCAGGCAAGCCATCCGGCGGGGGAAGAAAGCAGGATGCGTCGCTGCTCGGCGGTGAGGATTTTCTTGTCGGTCATGCGGCGAAATGATCCCAGCCCTTGCGCGAGATCGCCATGGGTTCGCCGTTGGCGTCCAGCACCTGCACACCTGCCCCTTCGACCATGCGACCAATCCGCGTGGCGCCACAACCGATACGCGCCAGGTCGGCCTGAACGTCCGCAACGCGGTTGGCCGGAACCGTAAAGCACAATTCGTAGTCGTCGCCGCCGGTCAGCGCGAACATGCGCGCCTGCTCGTCATCAAACATCGCGAGCATGGA belongs to Dyella terrae and includes:
- a CDS encoding ABC transporter ATP-binding protein — translated: MLKMTHLSKVYRTEVVETYALRDFNIDVKEGEFVAVTGPSGSGKTTFLTIAGLLETFTGGEYHLDGVEVSNLNDNARSKIRNEKIGFIFQAFNLIPDLNVYDNVEVPLRYRGMKGPERKQRIMDALERVGLASRAKHYPAELSGGQQQRVAIARALAGTPRLLLADEPTGNLDTQMARGVMELLEEIHREGATIVMVTHDPELAARAQRNVHIIDGQVVDLAEDPRFHHQQQNARAGSPA
- a CDS encoding S9 family peptidase; the encoded protein is MPVLTTSLRAVALCALLLPFGTASATSPADRLQQVLRESREQPTAPLLPRADFQTRTGLRFVRLSPDGLHVSWIWVQPNGSSVWLMDVATGKPRQLLASTQASSLEWMADGKQLLLEQRGRVAVLPMDGGEARWVTSLDAVREQLLLGPDATFPNRFLVRERDPESKHFRLLRVTTDQHQEVLYDDVDAPADLAFDREGKLAFVSTADMQGRHVRRNTVTGWQRFFDCSALTRCAPIAVMADGRLLMRSGRESDLQQLVAIDPSTKRSTTLHKDPEGIADLADVTLDQRTAQPLFAAYDTDRHHTYAVRDDLRPAMQWLDRHFARSNLDVDRASNGVLLVIERSDRLQRDRYFVFDPSKQALTPIAEDQQTSARKLPETAMAYRIPVSWTASDGMRLYGFLSLPPGLDPAKVPLVLRPHGGPKAQTRPGYDMITQFLVNRGYAVFEPNYRTSVGYGRTYLFAAHGDWGHGRNYRDMLEGMDWLLAQGVGDRHRQAIVGHSYGGFATLLGLTYDSARFLAGVGMASPPDLAAAFRQIAANPTSPGAIPVGAELSELGSGVDNVAAMDRLSREAPARAIAQMNRPLVLIAGAKDDLVSVASVTDYAGQLAAAHKPVALLVDPDSGHQLEAPQARLATLYLLEAALARSLGGRVDDPVDAALASYLGKNLRLDTWDRPLGTPRVDLDHTRVPE
- a CDS encoding ABC transporter ATP-binding protein; translated protein: MSDFVIETCELTKRYGDKLALNRLSLQIPRGRIHAIVGANGAGKSTLFRILLGFLSPTEGRSRLLGQDSHSLTPGHRARIGFVNEEHTLPGWMRADEVTDMQRRQYPRWNEDMYRDVLGHYHVGPRQKISQLSRGERAGLNLALALAQSPELLILDEPTLGLDVVAKRAFLQSLLDSNAAEHCTVIYCSHQMEEIERLADNLIILERGELKHMSPPDEFCERVRHWVADIPFRGPERAQIPGLLLAQKIDNLYHYTVLDQDDDFAAFLRENGARHVQSMPVSLDSAVNGFLAKDHAAPLAREARHG
- a CDS encoding GntR family transcriptional regulator; the protein is MARQQPLMIEIATGDVRSISKQIIDGVRMKVATGELTPGWQLPSVRGLAQQLTINPNTVAKAYAELVAEGWLESRPGLGLFVAAPRQRLNSKERERRLDDAIQRFVNDVVSLDYPTDTVLERLSDELRALDTRKSA
- a CDS encoding SRPBCC family protein, encoding MWTHEESIEIAAKPAKIWTIFADVPGWKRWNAGIEHIELHGSFSEGTSFTMKPPGVDAFTSTLIEVQTDRLFTDETTIDETTVVVTHRIEAIDAHHSKVTYGTMITGPDASDIGPAITSDFGEVLASLKALAERG
- a CDS encoding efflux RND transporter periplasmic adaptor subunit, producing MIRDTSAQDRLVEVKPNKKRRYALIGAGVAVAALLAMVLPWASRIFSADASVSSTRLAFATVERGTFVRDIAAEGKVVAAVSPTMYATYGGAVTLKVHAGDVVKKGQILATIDSPELANKLAQEQSAADAMEVDYRRAQIDARKKTGELQKAFDNARIDQTTAERDLDRYQKAFSKGAVPDMDVQKAKDVLQKAQITTQHAKSDLGMDNDSLKFDIESKKLAHDRQVLLVKDLQRQVDDLNVKSPVDGQVGQLFIAERATVAKDAQLLSVIDLSALEVEMKVPESFARDLGIGMGGEISGNGKTWKGLVSAISPEVVNGEVAARLRFEGETPKQLRQNQRLSVRVLLDRRDNVMTVQRGSFVDESGGSYAYLVNDGVAAKTPIRVGASSIDKVEILDGLKEGDRIVISGTDSFKGAARVAISR
- the hemP gene encoding hemin uptake protein HemP, which gives rise to MSASTLSLLPQPSDLLARPLGLLRLKKSVPPADSARRVSSQALLDGAREVVITHQGNEYHLRLTRNDKLILTK
- a CDS encoding phosphatidylglycerophosphatase A family protein, whose product is MTDKKILTAEQRRILLSSPAGWLACGFGSGLTPKAQGTFGSLAALLPWLLLRHLSLPVYVLVLVVAFAIGVWACTVAGRALGVDDHRSLVWDEFVGLWIALIPAMLAPWWMVIAGFALFRLFDVAKPWPISWLDRRLKGGLGVMVDDVVAGVFAAIVLAILGAVFAGT
- a CDS encoding potassium channel beta subunit family protein; the encoded protein is MLYRRLGTSGLQLSALSFGAWVTFGQQVGRSLARDLLAMAHDRGVNFFDNAEVYNHGVAETLMGDVLADLRFPRDSYCVSSKVFFGSRANPLPTQRGLSRKHVIEACHQALQRLRVEHLDLYFCHRADPDTPIEETVAAMDMLVRQGKVLYWGTSEWSADEIREAHRVARENHMVAPRMEQPQYNLLHRERVEKEYADLYGAFGMGTTIWSPLASGLLTGKYNDGIPDESRLAQPGYEWLRSAVLEEGGDRLTKVRKLAPIAADLGVTQTQLAVAWCLLNPHVSTVMLGASRLEQLEHNLRALDVVAKLDDAVIKRIEAAVG